Proteins encoded in a region of the Deinococcus fonticola genome:
- a CDS encoding VanW family protein, translated as MTVGMKYAIGGVITALLLGGALAMGVATQDTGTLAPGVRVGGVDVGGLTPDAAAQRLRDAAVGKGRPVTVKAADQTWTLTSTALGWQIDPRASLRPAQAYTQERSMLERLQSALGRAEPQSFPLITSVDTGKTAATLSKLTAPLGTQPRPATLGFDKKTLKYAVLTPDTPGRQADVKSAVNTFKDNPNVSTLTLPLITWKSPQSAENLQKLADQGNRLMRRMVFKLEGTTRTGVLSPLQVADLYWVKPEGIVLDPATIDRAFKFVSGYINEPARDARYAWQGGKYVRVAEKTGHEVDRAAALDVFKKALVDPDARAVVFPARVAQPKLTAAQLPDPNKLQLIAVGRSTYYHSSPERRTNVANAAQKIDGAVVPAGEVFSFLNALGGITPDNGFVGGLIISGGRTVDGLGGGVCQVSTTTFRALYQAGLPVVERNQHSYRVGYYEPQVGFEAAVYDPGVDLKLKNDTGGTIMLKTQNNNKTSTLVVEVWGTVKPQRSVSVSPAVILSRQAHPPAKYVYNPALGGRVAQVDWAQDGYNLYITRAIKDASGAVKYDRTTTNYKPWQAVYEYGPGTALANSGRPRS; from the coding sequence ATGACAGTGGGGATGAAATATGCAATTGGTGGGGTGATTACCGCGCTGCTGCTGGGCGGCGCGTTGGCCATGGGCGTGGCCACCCAGGACACGGGTACGCTGGCCCCCGGCGTGCGGGTGGGCGGCGTGGATGTGGGCGGGTTGACCCCGGACGCGGCCGCACAGCGCCTACGTGATGCTGCCGTCGGCAAGGGCCGCCCGGTGACGGTCAAGGCCGCCGACCAGACCTGGACGCTGACCAGCACCGCCCTGGGCTGGCAGATCGATCCGCGCGCCAGCCTGCGGCCCGCCCAGGCCTACACGCAGGAACGCAGCATGCTGGAACGCCTTCAGAGCGCCCTGGGCCGTGCCGAACCGCAGAGCTTCCCGCTGATCACCTCGGTCGACACCGGCAAGACTGCCGCCACCCTCTCGAAACTGACCGCGCCGCTGGGCACCCAGCCCAGGCCCGCCACGCTGGGCTTCGACAAGAAGACCCTGAAGTACGCCGTGCTGACCCCAGACACGCCAGGCCGCCAGGCCGACGTGAAGAGCGCCGTGAACACTTTCAAGGACAACCCGAACGTGTCCACCCTGACCCTGCCGCTGATCACCTGGAAGTCCCCGCAGTCCGCCGAGAACCTCCAGAAACTGGCCGATCAGGGCAACCGCCTGATGCGCCGCATGGTCTTCAAACTGGAGGGCACCACCCGCACCGGCGTGCTTTCCCCATTGCAGGTCGCTGACCTGTACTGGGTAAAGCCCGAAGGGATCGTGCTCGACCCGGCCACCATCGACAGGGCTTTCAAGTTCGTATCGGGCTACATCAACGAACCCGCCCGGGACGCCCGCTACGCCTGGCAGGGCGGCAAGTACGTGCGCGTGGCCGAGAAGACCGGGCATGAAGTCGACCGGGCCGCCGCGCTGGACGTGTTCAAGAAAGCTCTGGTCGACCCGGACGCCAGGGCCGTGGTGTTCCCGGCCAGGGTGGCCCAGCCGAAACTCACGGCGGCGCAGTTACCCGACCCGAACAAGTTGCAACTGATCGCCGTGGGGCGCAGCACCTACTACCACAGCAGCCCCGAGCGCCGCACCAACGTGGCGAACGCCGCCCAGAAAATCGACGGTGCGGTGGTGCCCGCCGGTGAAGTCTTCAGTTTCCTGAATGCGCTGGGCGGCATTACCCCCGACAACGGGTTCGTGGGCGGCCTGATCATCAGCGGCGGGCGCACCGTGGACGGCCTGGGCGGCGGCGTGTGTCAGGTCAGCACCACCACCTTCCGCGCGCTGTACCAGGCGGGGCTGCCGGTGGTGGAGCGCAACCAGCACTCCTACCGCGTGGGCTACTACGAACCGCAGGTGGGCTTCGAGGCCGCCGTGTACGACCCTGGCGTCGACCTGAAGCTGAAGAACGATACCGGCGGCACGATCATGCTGAAAACGCAGAACAACAACAAGACCAGCACCCTGGTGGTGGAAGTGTGGGGCACCGTCAAACCCCAGCGCAGCGTATCCGTCAGCCCCGCTGTGATCCTGTCGCGCCAGGCGCACCCACCGGCCAAGTACGTGTACAACCCGGCTCTGGGTGGGCGGGTCGCGCAGGTGGACTGGGCGCAGGACGGCTACAACCTGTACATCACCCGCGCCATCAAGGACGCCAGCGGCGCCGTGAAATACGACCGTACCACCACCAACTACAAACCGTGGCAGGCCGTGTACGAATACGGCCCCGGCACCGCTCTGGCAAACAGCGGCCGGCCCCGCTCCTGA
- a CDS encoding phosphohydrolase has product MKRDLQNARPNDLQEGGDTAPSQVRRGKDHKFRLSVSGGTVQDVTSEALPHPAAPHPGAPQPEAAQPPSRVVEFTTPRSKLIEEADGAIRQDLTDYPRALAAYEQLRADPEALACWDMANYITMRKLGYNDHGRVHAFITGAASLAITELLLDAGVKPDLMDSGIGDADDVFLTVILGTMLHDIGNQIHRVGHEAHGVTLALPIIDRIMGPLYPDPFKRMKVRSFILGAINCHDLNPPPLTLEGGITAVADGSDITKGRGRKAFALGSVDIHSISALAVDEVVIERGRNAPVLIDVTMNNSGGIFQVEEVLAPKVIRTPMRRYVELRASTRPQGEEQILSRVRLDGDHFVMDLEDGQRVAVEVQDTQKKVTEAIAENLGIGSDSR; this is encoded by the coding sequence ATGAAACGCGACCTCCAGAATGCGCGCCCGAACGACCTTCAGGAAGGGGGTGATACGGCGCCCAGTCAGGTCAGGCGCGGTAAGGATCATAAGTTCCGCCTGAGCGTGTCCGGCGGCACCGTCCAGGACGTGACGAGTGAAGCGCTGCCCCACCCCGCCGCTCCCCACCCCGGGGCCCCCCAGCCCGAGGCCGCTCAGCCACCGTCGCGCGTGGTGGAATTCACGACGCCCAGGTCCAAGCTGATTGAGGAAGCCGATGGGGCCATCCGTCAGGACCTGACCGATTACCCGCGGGCGCTGGCCGCCTACGAGCAGCTCCGCGCCGATCCGGAAGCGCTGGCGTGCTGGGACATGGCGAATTACATCACCATGCGCAAACTGGGTTACAACGACCACGGGCGCGTCCACGCCTTCATCACCGGGGCGGCCAGCCTGGCCATCACCGAACTTCTGCTGGATGCCGGCGTGAAACCGGACCTGATGGACAGCGGTATAGGCGACGCCGACGACGTGTTCCTGACCGTGATTCTGGGCACCATGCTGCACGACATCGGCAACCAGATTCACCGGGTGGGGCACGAAGCGCACGGCGTGACGCTGGCCCTGCCGATCATCGACCGCATCATGGGGCCGCTGTACCCCGATCCCTTCAAGCGCATGAAGGTGCGCTCGTTCATCCTGGGGGCCATCAACTGCCACGACCTGAACCCGCCGCCGCTGACGCTGGAGGGCGGCATCACGGCGGTGGCGGACGGTTCGGACATCACCAAGGGCCGGGGGCGCAAGGCTTTTGCGCTGGGCAGCGTGGACATTCACTCCATCAGTGCCCTGGCCGTCGACGAGGTGGTCATCGAGCGCGGCCGAAACGCCCCGGTGCTGATCGACGTGACCATGAACAATTCCGGCGGCATCTTCCAGGTCGAGGAAGTGCTGGCCCCCAAGGTCATTCGCACGCCCATGCGCCGGTACGTGGAGCTGCGGGCCAGCACCCGTCCGCAAGGTGAGGAACAGATCCTCTCGCGCGTGCGGCTGGACGGCGACCACTTCGTGATGGATCTGGAAGACGGTCAGCGCGTGGCCGTGGAGGTGCAGGACACCCAGAAGAAAGTCACTGAAGCCATTGCCGAGAACCTGGGCATCGGCAGCGACAGCCGCTAG
- a CDS encoding enoyl-CoA hydratase/isomerase family protein, whose translation MTQNPQDIPHMDEYEFENLTIDQHGPLAVLTLNRPRALNALNSETFSEMSEALDLIVDNAEIGALIITGAGEKAFVAGADISELNGLDGVYAGREVALAGQDVMSQISNLPIPVIAAINGFALGGGFELALACDIRVASPRARLGLPEVTLGVIPGFGGTQRLPRLIGAGRALDLLLTARQISAEEALQMGVVNYLADEPLAKAREVAENIVKNGPIALSLVKEAVRRGLDTTLDAGCEIEADLFGMAVATADFQEGTGAFLAKRKPEFKGE comes from the coding sequence ATGACGCAAAATCCGCAGGACATTCCGCACATGGACGAATACGAATTCGAGAACCTCACCATCGACCAGCACGGTCCGTTGGCTGTTCTGACGCTGAACCGCCCCAGGGCCCTGAACGCCCTGAACAGCGAAACGTTCAGTGAGATGAGTGAGGCGCTCGACCTGATCGTCGACAACGCCGAAATCGGTGCGCTGATCATCACCGGAGCGGGCGAGAAGGCCTTCGTGGCCGGCGCCGACATCAGCGAACTGAACGGGCTGGACGGTGTGTACGCGGGCCGTGAGGTGGCGCTGGCCGGACAGGACGTCATGAGCCAGATCAGCAACCTGCCTATTCCCGTCATTGCCGCCATCAACGGCTTTGCGCTGGGCGGCGGGTTTGAGCTGGCCCTCGCCTGCGACATCCGCGTGGCGTCCCCCCGCGCCCGCCTGGGCCTGCCTGAAGTCACGCTGGGCGTTATTCCGGGGTTCGGTGGTACGCAGCGCCTGCCGCGCCTGATCGGTGCGGGCCGCGCGCTGGACTTGCTGCTCACGGCCCGGCAGATCAGCGCCGAGGAAGCCCTGCAGATGGGCGTCGTGAATTACCTGGCCGACGAACCGCTGGCCAAGGCGCGTGAAGTTGCCGAGAACATCGTGAAAAATGGCCCGATTGCCCTCTCGCTGGTGAAAGAGGCGGTGCGGCGCGGCCTGGACACCACGCTGGACGCCGGGTGCGAAATAGAAGCCGACCTGTTCGGCATGGCGGTGGCGACCGCCGACTTTCAGGAAGGCACCGGGGCGTTCCTGGCCAAACGCAAACCCGAGTTCAAAGGCGAATGA
- a CDS encoding collagen-like triple helix repeat-containing protein: MRNTLMISSIVALSLGVAGAQTAPATSTPATTTAAPAQVTLSDVPAGHWAKDAVDKIVSCGLIQGFPDGTFRGNENLTRYQAALIFHRLLTSGAMAQCGFSSGDMTTIVNGMQEVSTELAAISTRVGDLEKANADQAARIAALEEKIAGLNTGAASADVTALTARIDALEAAIKNIPAGPQGPAGPAGPQGPAGPQGPAGTAAAPAPATSTTTTVVTEPATPAASTTVVIGDVAPAMADKNLYAGLSFGAKMSDVDTKACKSGLRGNGADAGYCTTVGGMIGSKSVFGPIGARVAVDYNIGQKAVNADLAATYNLDLGTNLGVYAGLGLGLTASPTYTTTGTAGSTTDMYGLGLVGVEYRFTDSIAAFVEGNGRYYLSNKGTGTGISGDASSTTRGFNGAVKAGVKFYF; the protein is encoded by the coding sequence ATGCGTAACACCCTCATGATTTCGTCCATTGTTGCCCTGAGCCTCGGCGTTGCCGGCGCACAGACCGCCCCGGCCACCAGCACCCCCGCCACCACCACGGCCGCTCCCGCCCAGGTGACCCTGAGTGACGTTCCCGCCGGCCACTGGGCCAAGGACGCCGTCGACAAGATCGTCTCCTGCGGCCTGATCCAGGGCTTCCCCGACGGTACCTTCCGTGGCAACGAAAACCTGACCCGTTACCAGGCCGCCCTGATCTTCCACCGCCTGCTGACCAGCGGCGCGATGGCCCAGTGTGGATTCAGCAGCGGCGACATGACCACCATCGTCAACGGCATGCAGGAAGTCAGCACAGAACTGGCCGCCATCAGCACCCGCGTCGGCGACCTCGAGAAAGCCAACGCTGACCAGGCCGCCCGCATCGCCGCCCTGGAAGAAAAAATCGCCGGCCTGAACACCGGTGCCGCCAGCGCTGACGTGACCGCCCTGACCGCCCGTATCGACGCGCTGGAAGCCGCCATCAAGAACATCCCGGCCGGCCCCCAGGGCCCCGCTGGCCCGGCCGGCCCCCAGGGCCCCGCTGGCCCCCAAGGCCCGGCCGGCACCGCCGCCGCTCCTGCGCCCGCCACCAGCACCACGACCACCGTGGTGACCGAACCCGCCACCCCCGCCGCCAGCACCACCGTGGTGATCGGCGACGTGGCGCCTGCCATGGCTGACAAGAACCTTTACGCCGGCCTGAGCTTCGGGGCCAAGATGTCGGATGTCGACACCAAAGCCTGCAAGAGCGGCCTGCGTGGCAACGGCGCAGACGCGGGTTACTGCACCACTGTCGGCGGCATGATCGGTTCCAAGAGTGTCTTCGGCCCCATCGGTGCCCGCGTGGCCGTGGATTACAACATCGGTCAGAAAGCGGTGAATGCCGACCTGGCCGCCACCTACAACCTGGATCTGGGCACCAACCTGGGCGTGTATGCCGGCCTGGGCCTGGGCCTGACCGCCAGCCCCACCTACACCACCACCGGCACGGCCGGCAGCACCACCGACATGTACGGCCTGGGCCTGGTGGGCGTGGAATACCGCTTCACCGACAGCATCGCCGCCTTCGTGGAAGGCAACGGCCGCTACTACCTGAGCAACAAGGGCACCGGCACCGGCATCAGCGGTGACGCCAGCAGCACCACCCGCGGCTTCAACGGCGCCGTGAAAGCCGGCGTGAAGTTCTACTTCTAA
- a CDS encoding single-stranded-DNA-specific exonuclease RecJ, with the protein MRQWRVAPPLAQVLAGRHLTPELLRPPLALTPNPGLREAAERIVAAIRAGKRIRIHGDYDADGVTATSILVLGLRAAGADVHGFIPHRLNEGYGIHLSRVPEHAGACDLLVTVDCGVTNLEEVQALLAAGKEVIVTDHHAPGPDFPRCLVVHPHLTEQFDPARHNLTGAGVAYHLLWAVNEALGLPEPRALSALACLGTVADVAPLVGENRALVQAGLEELNRTELPGLKALKEGHRLEQVTARDVAFILAPRINAAGRMGEAERALELLTAEYLHEAQALASYLETRNQERRTLQDTMFRQALQLVNPSDPALVVTHPDWHAGVMGIVASKLLETFYKPVYIVAQGKGSVRSTPGISAVQGLRNSEDLLKKFGGHPGAAGFSLDEANLAAFQERIHEYARQFPVPVPTIRLDAPLPPLGATAELVAQAATFEPFGEGMTPPLWHVRGPLTEPRLVGKNRNSLQFRLGHLKGVKYSETDATPGERDLGTHLTLNEWRGRVNLELHAQALRPPGTIALDGADGLSVEDTPRLNPREAMGRLSAGAAAYAQNGVVDFLRDNVPGVQLLEVGQAFHGPELILYALPPEDDLRRWLGTSRVAFAFGPKTLAELEGSLTLHHLAAPPENPLSDALKDEERLERAADAYRRWQWAHHYRVLNDAGWVASVYAMLGLEPGIPRPLDAPAETAHSTAVPVA; encoded by the coding sequence ATGCGGCAGTGGCGGGTGGCGCCACCCCTGGCGCAGGTGCTGGCCGGCCGGCACCTGACGCCGGAATTGCTGCGCCCGCCCCTGGCGCTGACCCCCAACCCCGGTCTGCGGGAAGCGGCGGAGCGAATCGTGGCCGCCATCCGCGCGGGCAAACGCATTCGAATTCACGGGGATTACGACGCGGACGGCGTCACCGCCACGTCCATCCTGGTGCTGGGCCTGCGGGCCGCCGGCGCCGATGTCCACGGCTTTATTCCGCACCGGCTGAACGAGGGCTACGGCATTCACCTGAGCCGCGTCCCCGAGCACGCCGGGGCCTGCGACCTGCTGGTCACGGTGGATTGCGGCGTCACCAACCTCGAGGAAGTCCAGGCGCTGCTGGCGGCCGGCAAGGAAGTCATCGTCACCGATCACCACGCGCCCGGCCCGGACTTCCCCAGGTGCCTGGTGGTGCACCCGCATCTGACCGAGCAGTTCGACCCCGCCCGCCACAACCTGACCGGGGCGGGCGTGGCGTACCACCTGCTGTGGGCCGTGAACGAGGCGCTGGGCCTGCCCGAACCGCGCGCGCTGAGCGCCCTGGCGTGCCTGGGCACCGTGGCGGACGTGGCTCCGCTGGTCGGGGAAAACCGCGCCCTGGTGCAGGCTGGGCTGGAGGAACTGAACCGCACCGAACTGCCGGGCTTAAAAGCCCTGAAAGAGGGTCACCGGCTGGAGCAGGTGACGGCGCGGGACGTGGCGTTTATTCTGGCTCCGCGCATCAATGCGGCGGGGCGCATGGGGGAAGCCGAGCGCGCCCTGGAACTGCTGACCGCCGAATACCTGCATGAGGCGCAGGCCCTGGCCAGCTATCTGGAGACACGCAACCAGGAGCGGCGCACCTTGCAGGACACCATGTTCCGGCAGGCGCTGCAACTCGTGAACCCCAGCGACCCGGCCCTGGTGGTGACCCACCCGGACTGGCACGCGGGCGTGATGGGCATCGTGGCCAGCAAGCTGCTGGAAACCTTTTACAAACCTGTGTATATCGTGGCGCAGGGCAAGGGGTCGGTGCGCAGCACGCCCGGCATCAGCGCCGTGCAAGGTCTGCGCAACTCCGAGGATCTGCTGAAAAAGTTCGGCGGTCACCCGGGCGCCGCCGGCTTCTCGCTGGACGAGGCGAACCTGGCAGCCTTTCAGGAACGCATTCATGAGTACGCCCGGCAGTTCCCGGTGCCGGTGCCGACCATCCGGCTGGACGCCCCCCTGCCGCCGCTGGGCGCCACGGCTGAACTGGTCGCGCAGGCCGCCACCTTCGAGCCGTTCGGAGAAGGCATGACTCCGCCGCTGTGGCACGTGCGCGGCCCCCTCACCGAGCCCCGGCTGGTCGGCAAGAACAGGAACAGCCTGCAGTTCCGGCTGGGTCACCTGAAAGGTGTGAAGTACAGCGAAACCGACGCCACGCCCGGCGAGCGCGACCTGGGCACCCACCTGACCCTGAACGAGTGGCGTGGGCGCGTGAACCTGGAATTGCACGCCCAGGCCCTGCGCCCACCCGGAACCATCGCTCTGGACGGTGCAGATGGCCTCAGTGTGGAAGACACCCCGCGCCTGAACCCCAGGGAAGCGATGGGACGCCTCAGCGCGGGCGCCGCAGCCTACGCGCAGAACGGCGTGGTGGACTTCCTGCGCGACAACGTGCCCGGCGTGCAGCTGCTGGAAGTCGGTCAGGCGTTCCATGGGCCGGAACTGATCCTGTACGCCCTGCCGCCCGAGGATGACCTGCGCCGCTGGCTGGGCACGTCCCGCGTGGCCTTTGCGTTCGGGCCGAAAACCCTGGCGGAACTCGAGGGTTCGTTGACCCTGCATCACCTCGCGGCCCCGCCCGAGAACCCGCTGTCAGACGCCCTGAAGGACGAGGAACGTCTGGAACGCGCCGCCGACGCCTACCGCCGCTGGCAGTGGGCGCACCATTACCGGGTGCTGAACGACGCCGGCTGGGTGGCCAGCGTGTACGCCATGCTGGGCCTGGAACCTGGCATCCCCCGCCCGCTAGACGCCCCGGCAGAAACCGCCCACAGCACCGCCGTTCCTGTGGCCTGA